A window from Dromaius novaehollandiae isolate bDroNov1 chromosome 1, bDroNov1.hap1, whole genome shotgun sequence encodes these proteins:
- the CLDN34 gene encoding claudin-34, with protein sequence MRSLVSTSHLQLAAFALGTVGWIMCAISMGLVEWRVWHVDNTTVISSGIAWVGIWRVCFISYLHVSPGYKEQFCHKFGVLDSFVPHEIYAAQGLLLIALIMGLLGLTATVFALRNIYMGIVDKTLITRFFLVGGFFYIFSGLCVLVPVSWNFYSVTHNESIAFPPSYYMPSSPVTQEVGAAIPIGIIAVILLLLSGTFSLSYRFPVTSNTIMQS encoded by the coding sequence ATGAGGTCCCTGGTCAGCACCTCACACCTCCAACTAGCCGCTTTTGCTCTTGGCACAGTAGGCTGGATCATGTGCGCTATCTCAATGGGACTTGTGGAATGGAGAGTGTGGCATGTGGACAACACCACTGTTATCTCCTCTGGCATTGCTTGGGTGGGAATTTGGAGAGTCTGCTTTATTAGTTATCTTCATGTCTCACCTGGCTATAAAGAACAGTTCTGTCATAAATTCGGGGTGCTTGATTCCTTCGTCCCCCATGAAATTTATGCTGCTCAAGGTCTCCTGTTGATCGCCCTGATCATGGGTTTGCTGGGACTGACTGCCACAGTATTTGCTCTGAGAAATATTTATATGGGAATAGTTGACAAAACTCTCATTACCCGTTTCTTCTTGGTTGGTGGCTTCTTCTACATATTTTCTGGTCTGTGTGTCCTAGTTCCGGTGAGCTGGAATTTCTATTCTGTAACGCATAATGAGAGCATTGCTTTTCCTCCATCTTACTACATGCCCTCCAGCCCGGTGACACAGGAGGTTGGTGCTGCGATTCCTATTGGGATTATAGCTGTTATCTTGCTGCTGCTAAGTGggactttctctctctcatacagATTTCCTGTAACCTCAAACACTATCATGCAGTCCTGA